In one Vulgatibacter incomptus genomic region, the following are encoded:
- the cglE gene encoding adventurous gliding motility protein CglE has translation MRLSLALAACLGSLSAIAVAIPAHAQVQGDRPGLTYREVERGPWVGSSFGAVYYFNLPGEGAPSGVGSLFGLEAGYDVSKFLQLGVVIWGQSVGAPSTYRAITDDALNPKRARGDFQTMMAGASLRLAFLRFQDDNGQDRTFVYARAAGGPTLSRPIGIVDEQGFFAAGGLGVEYFTRLRHFSVGIELDGMALLGDAGNAVGMAVLPHAKYTF, from the coding sequence ATGCGTCTTTCGCTCGCCCTGGCGGCCTGCCTGGGCTCGTTGTCTGCGATTGCGGTCGCCATCCCTGCCCACGCGCAGGTGCAGGGCGATCGCCCCGGCCTCACCTACCGTGAGGTCGAGCGCGGACCCTGGGTCGGCTCCAGCTTCGGGGCGGTCTACTACTTCAACCTTCCGGGGGAGGGCGCGCCGTCCGGCGTCGGCAGCCTCTTCGGTCTCGAGGCGGGCTACGACGTCTCGAAGTTCCTCCAACTCGGCGTGGTGATCTGGGGCCAGTCGGTGGGTGCGCCCTCGACCTACCGGGCCATCACCGACGACGCCCTCAACCCCAAGCGGGCCCGCGGCGACTTCCAGACGATGATGGCGGGTGCGTCGCTCCGCCTCGCCTTCCTCCGCTTCCAGGACGACAACGGGCAGGATCGCACCTTCGTCTACGCCCGCGCGGCGGGCGGCCCCACGCTCTCGCGGCCCATCGGGATCGTCGACGAGCAGGGCTTCTTCGCCGCCGGCGGCCTCGGGGTCGAGTACTTCACCCGCCTGCGCCACTTCTCCGTCGGCATCGAGCTGGACGGCATGGCGCTCCTCGGCGACGCGGGCAACGCGGTCGGGATGGCCGTGCTCCCCCACGCGAAGTACACGTTCTAG
- a CDS encoding rhomboid family intramembrane serine protease, protein MNQPSRISLLGSFPATSGILALLIAAFIIEVLSGGSQNGMVLARLGANYTPLVLEGGQWWRLVTATLLHIGPVHLLMNGWALWQLGRLSEITFGSATTLALFVFTGITGSALTLLTVKLSAGASGAIFGLEGALIAFFLRHRDHLTPQGKSLLKQLLAWSAFMIAYGFAVPNIDWMGHFGGLGGGLAVGWLLQPRTARTGLLAKGAGLVGALVLVGAIALAVASPPLR, encoded by the coding sequence ATGAACCAGCCGTCCCGCATCTCGCTCCTGGGGAGCTTTCCGGCGACCAGCGGCATCCTCGCCCTCCTGATCGCGGCCTTCATCATCGAGGTCCTCTCGGGTGGATCCCAGAACGGCATGGTGCTCGCCCGCCTGGGGGCCAACTACACGCCGCTCGTCCTCGAAGGGGGCCAATGGTGGCGCCTGGTGACGGCGACCCTGCTCCACATCGGCCCGGTCCACCTGCTGATGAACGGGTGGGCGCTCTGGCAGCTCGGGCGGCTCAGCGAGATCACCTTCGGCAGCGCGACCACCCTCGCGCTCTTCGTGTTCACCGGAATCACCGGCTCCGCCCTGACCCTCCTCACGGTGAAGCTGAGCGCCGGGGCGTCCGGCGCGATCTTCGGCCTGGAAGGCGCGCTGATCGCGTTCTTCCTCCGGCATCGCGACCATCTGACGCCGCAGGGCAAGTCCCTGCTGAAACAGCTCCTGGCGTGGTCGGCGTTCATGATCGCCTACGGCTTCGCGGTCCCCAACATCGACTGGATGGGCCACTTCGGCGGCCTCGGCGGCGGCCTCGCCGTCGGCTGGCTCCTGCAGCCGCGAACGGCTCGCACCGGCCTCCTGGCGAAGGGCGCAGGCCTGGTGGGCGCGCTCGTCCTCGTCGGGGCGATCGCGCTAGCGGTCGCGAGTCCGCCGTTGCGATAG
- a CDS encoding mechanosensitive ion channel family protein, protein MFESLRAYATEAWDLHAVRFAFSFLSIVGILAGAKVIQSILARLTAWALRPRSGKWDLAAAQRRAQTLLPLLVEIERYLLYTAVAVAILARFGIDTAAIFASVGVVGVALGFGAQNLVKDMIAGFFLLFDGLVAVGDVIKIDDKTTGTVEAVGLRNTQVRDFSGLLWMIPNGDLRQFGNLNRGWMRAVVILEVAYEADVPKAMELARQAGETWAAANPEKVIEPPEVHALLGMAQASLSLRLVMKVKPNEQWPAERALRLMVKDRFVAEGIELPYPRHVLLDGPKRPPAQPAAGKALASVSASDSEAPPTTTKQPA, encoded by the coding sequence ATGTTCGAATCGCTGCGAGCGTACGCGACGGAAGCCTGGGACCTGCACGCCGTGCGGTTCGCGTTCTCGTTCCTGAGCATCGTCGGGATCCTCGCCGGCGCGAAGGTCATCCAGTCCATCCTCGCCCGCCTCACGGCCTGGGCGCTCCGTCCCCGGAGCGGGAAGTGGGATCTCGCCGCGGCGCAGCGGCGCGCCCAGACGCTCCTTCCGCTGCTGGTCGAGATCGAGCGCTACCTGCTCTACACCGCGGTGGCCGTGGCGATCCTCGCCCGCTTCGGCATCGACACCGCCGCGATCTTCGCCTCCGTCGGTGTGGTCGGTGTCGCCCTCGGCTTCGGCGCCCAGAACCTCGTCAAGGACATGATCGCGGGCTTCTTCCTGCTCTTCGACGGCCTCGTGGCCGTCGGCGACGTGATCAAGATCGACGACAAGACCACCGGGACCGTGGAGGCCGTGGGCCTTCGCAACACCCAGGTTCGCGACTTCAGCGGCCTCCTCTGGATGATCCCCAACGGCGATCTCCGGCAGTTCGGCAACCTCAACCGCGGCTGGATGCGCGCCGTGGTGATCCTCGAGGTGGCCTACGAGGCCGACGTCCCGAAGGCGATGGAGCTCGCCCGGCAGGCGGGCGAGACCTGGGCCGCCGCGAACCCCGAGAAGGTGATCGAGCCCCCCGAGGTCCACGCCCTCCTCGGCATGGCCCAAGCGAGCCTGAGCCTCCGCCTCGTGATGAAGGTGAAGCCGAACGAGCAGTGGCCCGCCGAGCGCGCCCTGCGCCTCATGGTGAAGGACCGCTTCGTCGCCGAGGGCATCGAGCTCCCCTACCCCCGCCACGTGCTCCTGGACGGCCCGAAGCGCCCGCCCGCCCAGCCGGCGGCCGGCAAGGCGCTCGCCAGCGTCTCGGCCTCCGACTCCGAGGCTCCGCCCACGACCACGAAGCAGCCGGCGTAG
- a CDS encoding RluA family pseudouridine synthase → MSELVRHLVPPQAGDVRLDRFLAGRHAELSRSRLQALIDEGLVRVNGAAAKASQRLRGGETIEVEIPAERPAEPEAQELPLRILHEDDDVIVLDKEPGIVVHPAAGRPDGTLVNALLFHVREMERFDGAERPGIVHRLDRDTSGCLVVAKSEASLESLQAAFRSRTVEKRYLALVHGVPSADAFTLDTPYGRHPRVRTKYTGRNPIGPERRAVTHVRILERFAGASLLEVDLETGRTHQIRVHLSEAGHPILADREYGGERKEAKLPASSVARRAAAAIGRQALHAHRLAFPHPRSGDRLAFEAPIPADFQAALDVLRA, encoded by the coding sequence TTGTCCGAGCTCGTCCGCCACCTCGTCCCTCCGCAAGCCGGAGACGTCCGGCTCGATCGATTCCTCGCCGGTCGCCACGCGGAGCTCTCCCGCTCCCGCCTGCAGGCGCTGATCGACGAAGGGCTCGTGCGCGTGAACGGCGCGGCGGCGAAGGCCTCCCAGCGCCTCAGGGGCGGTGAGACGATCGAGGTCGAGATTCCCGCCGAACGCCCTGCGGAGCCCGAGGCCCAGGAGCTCCCCCTGCGGATCCTCCACGAGGACGACGACGTCATCGTCCTCGACAAGGAGCCGGGGATCGTCGTCCATCCGGCGGCCGGCAGGCCCGACGGCACCCTGGTCAACGCGCTCCTCTTCCACGTCCGGGAGATGGAGCGCTTCGACGGCGCAGAGCGCCCGGGCATCGTCCACCGCCTCGACCGCGACACCTCCGGCTGCCTGGTGGTCGCCAAGAGCGAGGCGTCCCTTGAGAGCCTCCAGGCGGCCTTCCGGAGCCGCACCGTCGAGAAGCGCTATCTGGCGCTGGTGCACGGCGTCCCGTCCGCCGATGCGTTCACCCTCGACACGCCCTACGGCCGTCATCCCAGGGTGAGAACCAAGTACACCGGTCGCAACCCGATCGGCCCCGAGCGCCGCGCCGTGACGCACGTGCGGATCCTCGAGCGCTTCGCCGGCGCCTCCCTCCTCGAGGTCGACCTCGAGACCGGCCGCACCCACCAGATCCGGGTGCACCTCTCCGAGGCCGGCCATCCGATCCTCGCGGATCGCGAGTACGGCGGCGAGCGGAAGGAGGCGAAGCTCCCGGCCTCTTCCGTCGCTCGCCGCGCCGCCGCCGCCATCGGCCGCCAGGCCCTGCACGCGCACAGGCTCGCGTTCCCGCATCCCCGCAGCGGCGATCGGCTCGCGTTCGAGGCGCCGATCCCCGCCGACTTCCAGGCCGCCCTCGACGTCTTGAGGGCGTGA
- a CDS encoding helix-turn-helix domain-containing protein yields the protein MIRPYEVLGVAPGASDEEIRQAYEKLSAIFAADSLALYSLVDESETRRHREEVRAAFRLLSDNQARRAWDEANGIAPESSLQPSEIPDEASPADQSATSEPDREEDEVVLELGDEDVLEVEDLAAPAPPQSLGLVRTSPPPAPARPSRSLPRIDENTEFTGALLREVREVRGISLRDVSTRTRIGVNHLESIEEEAFSRLPDRVFLRGFLQSYARELRLDPARVAETYLARRGIR from the coding sequence GTGATCCGCCCCTATGAGGTCCTCGGTGTCGCGCCCGGCGCGTCGGACGAGGAGATCCGGCAGGCCTACGAGAAGCTCTCGGCGATCTTCGCTGCCGATTCCCTCGCGCTCTATTCGCTCGTCGACGAAAGCGAGACGAGGCGGCATCGCGAGGAGGTCCGGGCGGCGTTTCGGCTCCTCTCCGACAACCAGGCCCGCAGGGCGTGGGACGAGGCGAACGGGATCGCGCCTGAGTCGTCTCTGCAGCCGAGCGAGATCCCAGACGAGGCGTCGCCTGCCGACCAGAGCGCCACGAGCGAGCCCGATCGAGAGGAGGACGAGGTCGTCCTCGAGCTCGGCGACGAGGACGTCCTCGAGGTGGAAGACCTCGCTGCTCCGGCGCCCCCGCAGAGCCTCGGGCTGGTGCGGACCTCGCCGCCCCCGGCGCCGGCCAGGCCCTCGCGGTCCCTGCCCCGAATCGACGAGAACACCGAGTTCACCGGCGCGCTCCTCCGCGAGGTCCGCGAGGTGAGAGGGATCTCGCTGAGGGACGTCTCGACCCGGACCCGGATCGGCGTCAACCACCTCGAGAGCATCGAGGAGGAGGCCTTCTCCCGCCTGCCGGATCGCGTTTTCCTCCGGGGTTTCCTCCAGTCCTACGCCCGGGAACTGCGGCTCGACCCGGCCCGCGTCGCCGAGACCTACCTCGCTCGCCGTGGCATTCGTTGA
- a CDS encoding P-loop NTPase, giving the protein MERSKSNPVDPETFPQSDSLAGPGRVNGRFTRKPVRARRIVAVGGGKGGIGKSLISANLGIELAGRGLSVTLIDLDLGGANLHTCLGIDHPEATLSDFVLRKKASLDEIAVDAGVPGLRLISGSSDTIAAANPLHQQKLRLMRAVQDLDVDVAILDLGAGSHFNVIDFFLLADHGIVTLVPEPTSVENAYRFLKAALFRRLKAAQAIHGMAWGIEEALLATANPSPLKLVEEVAQRDPAAARQLEEEIRSFRPLLVVNGVREAADLKLGDGICLAWRRFFGLDLSYLGFLRHDVDAWQAGRARRPLLLERPDQPIAEDLAEIADKLLALEVKREVGSP; this is encoded by the coding sequence ATGGAGCGCTCGAAATCGAACCCCGTCGACCCCGAAACATTTCCCCAGAGCGATAGCCTGGCCGGGCCAGGGCGAGTGAACGGTCGCTTCACACGCAAGCCCGTCCGCGCTCGCCGGATCGTCGCCGTGGGGGGAGGCAAGGGCGGCATCGGCAAATCGTTGATCTCCGCCAACCTTGGCATCGAGCTCGCCGGCCGCGGCCTGTCCGTGACGCTGATCGATCTCGACCTCGGCGGCGCGAACCTCCACACCTGTCTCGGAATCGACCACCCCGAGGCGACGCTCTCGGACTTCGTGCTCCGCAAGAAGGCCTCCCTCGACGAGATCGCCGTCGACGCCGGGGTGCCGGGGCTCCGTCTGATCTCGGGTTCGTCGGACACGATCGCTGCAGCGAACCCCCTGCATCAGCAGAAGCTGCGGCTGATGCGCGCCGTGCAGGATCTCGACGTCGACGTGGCGATCCTCGACCTCGGCGCGGGCAGCCACTTCAACGTCATCGACTTCTTCCTCCTCGCCGACCACGGGATCGTCACCCTCGTACCCGAGCCGACCTCGGTCGAGAACGCGTACCGCTTCCTCAAGGCCGCGCTCTTCCGCCGCCTGAAGGCGGCGCAGGCGATCCACGGGATGGCCTGGGGGATCGAGGAGGCGCTGCTCGCTACGGCGAACCCGAGCCCGCTCAAGCTCGTAGAGGAGGTCGCCCAGCGCGATCCTGCCGCGGCGAGGCAGCTCGAGGAGGAGATCCGAAGCTTCCGCCCGCTCCTGGTCGTGAACGGCGTCCGCGAGGCAGCCGACCTGAAGCTCGGCGACGGGATCTGCTTGGCTTGGCGGCGCTTCTTCGGCCTCGATCTCAGCTATCTGGGGTTCCTGCGCCACGACGTCGACGCCTGGCAGGCGGGGCGTGCCCGGCGGCCGCTCCTCCTCGAGCGTCCGGATCAGCCCATCGCGGAGGATCTGGCCGAGATCGCCGACAAGCTCCTCGCCCTCGAGGTGAAGCGGGAGGTCGGCTCGCCGTGA
- a CDS encoding HNH endonuclease — MLLDTNVLVLNRLFQPIQVTTVRRAFSLLYQGIAQAIDEEFRLFDFSSWASLAAEIGSDSIGTPTRRIRVPRVVVLTAFDRFPRTRVRFSRHNIYLRDDNTCQYCGRRLPRSELNLDHVKPRSHGGCTSWENVVCSCIPCNLKKANRTPDQAGMRLLNEPIRPKWSPLFRPPGRGGPGHSAWRPFLSMVDASYWNTELREE; from the coding sequence GTGCTTCTGGACACAAACGTCCTCGTCCTCAATCGCCTCTTCCAACCCATCCAGGTGACGACGGTCCGGCGCGCCTTCTCGCTGCTCTACCAGGGGATTGCCCAGGCGATCGACGAGGAGTTCCGCCTCTTCGACTTCTCCTCCTGGGCCTCGCTGGCGGCGGAGATCGGCTCGGACTCGATCGGGACCCCCACCCGGAGGATCCGGGTGCCGCGGGTGGTCGTCCTCACCGCCTTCGACCGCTTTCCCCGGACGAGGGTCCGCTTCTCCCGCCACAACATCTACCTGCGGGACGACAACACCTGCCAGTACTGTGGCCGGCGGCTCCCCCGATCCGAGCTCAACCTCGACCACGTGAAGCCCCGCTCCCACGGAGGCTGCACCTCGTGGGAGAACGTCGTCTGCTCGTGCATCCCCTGCAACCTGAAGAAGGCGAACCGAACGCCGGATCAGGCGGGGATGCGGCTCCTCAACGAGCCGATCCGCCCGAAGTGGAGCCCGCTCTTCCGCCCGCCGGGCCGCGGCGGTCCCGGCCACAGCGCGTGGCGACCCTTCCTCTCGATGGTCGACGCCTCGTACTGGAACACCGAGCTCAGGGAGGAGTGA
- a CDS encoding transglycosylase SLT domain-containing protein, with the protein MTTSARRLLLLLAPLTLAISAHASAAGETPAIQDGDRFGEARLAPYFADGKLRTARQRFETEKYAEAYRVFTEADDGSVQVAWLRALSALEIGKEKEAAAILQSLLPRYPALAPRIAWHLGLARERMDRMADAAKAYAEVPEGSVLADDARLAQARTLRQSGNARGALAPLAALRERAAPAWGVDYGASALFLAAELHAQLGEKKQAREAWLRLWSEHPLAPQAEDARQRAEAISRDPPTLRHQVRRAQGFLDVERNREGTEQIEKLLPSLKLPDALACEARFALGRGYRKLRQHTQAIATLEPVVGQCKEPALRVKALYILGYSASIVAPARAVEVYELLAKDYPGHSFADDALVYAAELRLRAGDRAGARAELVRMVEEYPDGDFRPDGLFRLFWIDRDAGEAAKGLEFLQRIERDYASAPDPIDLERSLYWQARTFADLGRKVEAVVTYERLLRSHPAGYYAMLARGRLGALAPRLAAEIEAQLPEVPAFLPPIELSVGALRDEPRFASAVELLRLGFPKAATDELLAIDRKALRTKGSLEPVLLVAWLLDRAEARRPAHQIARAELKALVRGRPEGNDAIHFRIAFPMAYRDLIEKHAKQFKVPPDLMQALMREESSLDPNVVSWAGAIGLTQLMPSTAQAVATKLKLGKVPPASLRDPELNVTLGTAYMGSLLERWGGNPALAAASYNAGPGAVARWLADRGDRQLDEFVEEIPIEQTRHYVKRVLGSFNAYRLVYGKGDARFLAMAPAKAKGK; encoded by the coding sequence GTGACGACCTCCGCCCGCCGCCTGCTCCTCCTCCTCGCGCCGCTCACCCTCGCCATCTCCGCGCACGCATCGGCAGCCGGGGAGACGCCTGCCATCCAGGACGGCGATCGCTTCGGCGAGGCCCGGCTCGCTCCCTATTTCGCGGACGGAAAGCTCCGGACCGCGCGCCAGCGCTTCGAGACCGAGAAGTACGCTGAGGCCTACCGCGTCTTCACCGAGGCCGACGACGGCTCCGTCCAGGTGGCGTGGCTTCGCGCCCTGTCGGCCCTCGAGATCGGCAAGGAGAAGGAGGCGGCGGCCATCCTCCAGTCCCTGCTGCCGCGCTACCCGGCGCTGGCGCCGCGGATCGCCTGGCACCTGGGACTCGCCCGCGAGCGCATGGACCGGATGGCCGACGCCGCCAAGGCCTACGCCGAGGTGCCGGAGGGCTCGGTGCTGGCCGACGACGCCCGCCTCGCCCAGGCCCGGACCCTGCGCCAGAGCGGCAACGCTCGAGGCGCGCTCGCGCCCCTGGCCGCGCTTCGGGAGCGCGCCGCGCCCGCCTGGGGCGTCGACTACGGCGCGTCCGCGCTCTTCCTCGCGGCAGAGCTCCACGCCCAGCTCGGTGAGAAGAAGCAGGCGCGGGAGGCCTGGCTCCGGCTCTGGAGCGAGCACCCTCTCGCGCCCCAGGCGGAGGACGCGAGGCAGCGGGCCGAGGCGATCTCCCGAGACCCGCCCACGCTGCGCCATCAGGTCCGGCGGGCCCAGGGCTTCCTCGACGTCGAGCGGAACCGCGAGGGGACCGAGCAGATCGAGAAGCTCCTCCCTTCGTTGAAGCTCCCAGACGCGCTGGCCTGCGAGGCGCGCTTCGCCCTGGGGCGCGGCTACCGCAAGCTCCGCCAGCACACCCAGGCCATCGCCACCCTCGAGCCCGTCGTCGGTCAGTGCAAGGAGCCGGCACTCCGAGTGAAGGCGCTCTACATCCTCGGCTACAGCGCCTCGATCGTCGCGCCCGCCCGCGCCGTCGAGGTCTACGAGCTCCTCGCCAAGGACTACCCGGGGCACTCCTTCGCCGACGACGCCCTCGTCTACGCCGCCGAGCTCCGCCTCCGGGCGGGAGATCGCGCCGGGGCCCGCGCGGAGCTGGTGCGCATGGTGGAGGAATATCCCGACGGGGACTTCCGCCCCGACGGCCTCTTCCGCCTCTTCTGGATCGACCGCGACGCCGGCGAGGCCGCCAAGGGCCTCGAGTTCCTGCAGCGGATCGAGAGGGACTACGCGTCGGCGCCGGACCCCATCGACCTCGAGCGCTCCCTCTACTGGCAGGCCCGGACCTTCGCCGACCTCGGGCGGAAGGTCGAGGCGGTGGTCACCTACGAGCGGCTCCTCCGCAGCCACCCCGCCGGCTACTACGCGATGCTGGCCCGGGGCAGGCTCGGCGCCCTCGCGCCCCGGCTCGCCGCGGAGATCGAGGCGCAGCTCCCCGAGGTGCCCGCCTTCCTTCCCCCGATCGAGCTCTCCGTGGGGGCGCTGCGGGACGAGCCGCGTTTCGCCAGCGCCGTCGAGCTCCTGCGCCTGGGCTTTCCCAAGGCGGCTACCGACGAGCTGCTCGCCATCGATCGCAAGGCGCTCCGGACGAAGGGATCGCTCGAACCGGTGCTCCTCGTCGCCTGGCTGCTCGATCGCGCCGAGGCCCGGAGGCCCGCGCACCAGATCGCCCGCGCCGAGCTGAAGGCCCTCGTCCGCGGCAGGCCCGAGGGCAACGACGCGATCCACTTCCGCATCGCCTTCCCGATGGCCTACCGCGACCTGATCGAGAAGCACGCCAAGCAGTTCAAGGTGCCGCCGGATCTGATGCAGGCGCTGATGCGGGAGGAGTCGAGCCTCGACCCGAACGTGGTCTCATGGGCGGGCGCCATCGGCCTCACCCAGCTGATGCCTTCCACGGCGCAGGCCGTGGCCACGAAGCTGAAGCTCGGAAAGGTGCCGCCCGCGAGCCTCCGCGACCCCGAGCTGAACGTGACGCTGGGAACTGCCTACATGGGCTCACTGCTGGAGCGGTGGGGCGGCAATCCCGCTCTGGCCGCCGCGAGCTACAATGCCGGGCCGGGCGCGGTGGCCCGCTGGCTCGCGGACCGCGGCGACCGCCAGCTCGACGAGTTCGTGGAGGAGATTCCCATCGAGCAAACCCGGCACTACGTCAAGCGGGTCCTTGGGAGCTTCAACGCCTACCGGCTCGTCTATGGAAAGGGCGACGCGCGCTTCCTGGCGATGGCGCCGGCGAAGGCGAAGGGGAAATGA
- a CDS encoding GAF domain-containing sensor histidine kinase, whose protein sequence is MDIRTQSSLLAAIVSVALAVSMLLRPHRAKAQTHFALLCAALTAWFLGDFLFALTGHDLWMRAAFASGAAVPAAALAFFLEFLGVSRRSARRGRAIAFVGAFGGLAVAATPLARMQPARMFVAAWVFGALAFSISLLYRRMRSTLPRIERARFAYLFVGAAAAVAASALDFLPKAGVTFPALGPIVTSLYLFFLAQTLQVYRLLDLHELFGKFAALSLLALILSSIFVSLVIWAGNATELFLFNTLIASFVILNLFEPLRAKVEGWVIATLFRERYELLQTLARLRTRLSSVIDPLELARLSLDTFHDSRRVTHASLYLLADARPGFSLIDHRGPSPISFLDASAARGVLAVARGGQKAVLLENLERRLLELRRLLGPPTRQSRVVVSPQERPRLVEEHKRLGELRSALTAMKAGICIPLLGSDRVIGFLNLCDERVPEAYSSDEIALMLEIGEQISTVVENSKLFDRMKERDRLAALGEMAAGLAHEIRNPLGAIKGAAQFLDPDRLGGEEGEFLQVIVEEVDRLNGVVTQFLDYARPLKVAVCPIDVNDAVERTLMLLRTSVPPHVEIASELDSAMPKAASDAEQLKQVLFNLVQNAVQAMPEGGRVTVSTSAPPDETSGFHLTSRAAEYVELRIRDTGPGIPEAEREHVFVPFFTTKEKGTGLGLAISQRIIRSHGGTITLQSRPGEGTEFLIRLPAVQEPKAEAPEAGSEPTPDPGPKPADPGGSRRRSRREGGRRAR, encoded by the coding sequence GTGGATATCCGAACCCAGAGCTCGCTCCTCGCCGCGATCGTCTCCGTGGCCCTCGCCGTGTCGATGCTCCTGCGTCCTCACCGCGCCAAGGCCCAGACGCACTTCGCCCTTCTATGCGCCGCGCTCACGGCGTGGTTCCTGGGCGACTTCCTCTTCGCGCTCACGGGCCACGACCTCTGGATGCGCGCCGCGTTCGCCAGCGGCGCGGCGGTCCCCGCCGCCGCTCTCGCCTTCTTCCTCGAGTTTCTCGGCGTCTCGCGGCGGTCGGCTCGCCGCGGCAGAGCCATCGCGTTCGTGGGCGCCTTCGGCGGCCTGGCGGTGGCGGCGACTCCGCTCGCGCGAATGCAGCCCGCGCGGATGTTCGTCGCCGCCTGGGTCTTCGGCGCCCTCGCCTTCTCGATCTCGCTGCTCTATCGGCGGATGCGCAGCACCCTCCCGCGGATCGAGAGGGCCCGCTTCGCCTACCTCTTCGTGGGCGCCGCCGCGGCGGTGGCCGCCTCGGCCCTCGACTTCCTGCCCAAGGCGGGCGTCACCTTCCCAGCGCTCGGGCCGATCGTCACGAGCCTCTATCTCTTCTTCCTCGCCCAGACCCTCCAGGTCTACCGGCTCCTCGACCTCCACGAGCTCTTCGGCAAGTTCGCCGCGCTCTCGCTCCTCGCGCTGATCCTCTCGTCGATCTTCGTCAGCCTCGTGATCTGGGCGGGCAACGCCACCGAGCTCTTCCTCTTCAACACGCTGATCGCGTCGTTCGTGATCCTCAACCTCTTCGAACCCTTGCGCGCCAAGGTCGAGGGGTGGGTGATCGCCACGCTCTTCCGCGAGCGCTACGAGCTGCTCCAGACCCTGGCCCGCCTCCGCACCCGCCTCTCGAGCGTGATCGATCCGCTCGAGCTCGCGCGGCTCTCGCTGGACACCTTCCACGACTCCCGGCGGGTGACCCACGCCTCGCTCTACCTCCTCGCCGACGCGCGGCCGGGCTTCTCGCTCATCGACCACCGGGGGCCGTCGCCGATCTCCTTCCTCGACGCGAGCGCCGCCCGCGGCGTACTCGCCGTCGCCCGCGGCGGGCAGAAGGCCGTGCTCCTCGAGAACCTGGAGCGCCGCCTCCTCGAGCTCCGCAGGCTCCTGGGCCCGCCCACCCGTCAGTCTCGCGTGGTCGTGAGCCCCCAGGAGCGCCCGCGGCTGGTGGAGGAGCACAAGCGGCTCGGCGAGCTGCGCTCGGCCCTGACCGCCATGAAGGCGGGCATCTGCATCCCTCTCCTGGGCTCGGACCGCGTGATCGGCTTCCTGAACCTCTGCGACGAGCGGGTGCCGGAGGCCTACTCCTCGGACGAGATCGCCCTGATGCTCGAGATCGGCGAGCAGATCTCCACGGTCGTGGAGAACTCGAAGCTCTTCGACCGGATGAAGGAGAGGGATCGCCTCGCGGCCCTCGGCGAGATGGCGGCGGGCCTCGCCCACGAGATCCGCAACCCGCTGGGCGCGATCAAGGGCGCCGCCCAGTTCCTCGACCCCGACAGGCTCGGCGGCGAGGAGGGCGAGTTCCTCCAGGTGATCGTCGAGGAGGTCGATCGGCTGAATGGCGTCGTGACCCAGTTCCTGGACTACGCCAGGCCCCTGAAGGTCGCGGTCTGCCCCATCGACGTGAACGACGCGGTCGAGCGGACGCTGATGCTCCTGCGCACCAGCGTCCCGCCCCACGTCGAGATCGCGAGCGAGCTGGACTCGGCCATGCCCAAGGCCGCGAGCGACGCTGAGCAGCTCAAGCAGGTCCTCTTCAACCTCGTCCAGAACGCGGTGCAGGCGATGCCGGAGGGCGGGCGCGTGACCGTGAGCACCAGCGCCCCGCCCGACGAGACCAGCGGCTTCCACCTCACGTCCCGGGCGGCGGAGTACGTCGAGCTGCGGATCCGCGACACCGGGCCGGGGATCCCCGAGGCCGAGAGGGAGCACGTCTTCGTGCCCTTCTTCACCACCAAGGAGAAGGGGACGGGCCTTGGGCTCGCGATCTCCCAGCGGATCATCCGCTCCCACGGCGGGACGATCACGCTGCAGAGCCGCCCCGGCGAGGGGACGGAGTTCCTGATCCGCCTCCCGGCGGTGCAGGAGCCGAAGGCCGAGGCGCCGGAGGCCGGGAGCGAGCCCACCCCGGATCCCGGCCCCAAGCCCGCGGACCCGGGTGGCTCCCGCCGGCGGTCGCGCCGGGAGGGCGGCCGCCGAGCCCGGTAA